In Anthocerotibacter panamensis C109, the sequence GGGGAAGGCTGTGGGGTGCTCCTACTGGAGGAGTTGAGCCACGCCTTGAGCCGGGGAGCCCGGATCTACGGAGAAATGGTGGGTTACGGCGCGACCTGTGATGCCTTTCACATGACTTTGCCCGCGCCGGGAGGGGAGGGAGCTGCGCGCGCTATGCGCCTTGCTCTCAAAGACGGCACAGTCCGCTCCGAGGAGGTGAGCTATATCAATGCCCACGGGACGAGCACCTCAGCGAACGACTCCACCGAGACCCAAGCGGTCAAAACCGTCTTTGGCGACCATGCCTACCGTCTAGCCTTGAGTTCCGTCAAGTCGATGACCGGACACTTATTGGGTGCTTCGGGGGGTATTGAGGCCGTGGCTTCCATCCTATCGCTCGCCGAAGACTTTGCCCCGCCCACCATCAATCTGGAGAACCCAGACCCGGACTGTGACTTGGACTACGTCCCCAATCAGGGCCGCTCTATGCCCATTGAAGTCGTAGTGTCCAATTCTTTTGGGTTTGGAGGGCACAACGTTTCTTTGGTCTTCCGCAAATTCCGTCCATGAGTCTGGCGACACGAGGCGTAGTTGAAATCTTTCCTGGGGGAGCAGCCACCCTGGAGCAACGGATTACACCTGCCGGACAGCCCCTTAGGGTAAAACTAGGGGTAGACCCAACACGCCCGGATCTGCATCTAGGGCACATGGTCGCCTTGAATAAGCTGCGTCAATTTCAAGATCTAGGCCATGTGGCGGTGTTAATTATCGGGGACTTCACCGCCCTCATCGGCGATCCCACGGGCCGTTCTGAGGCGCGACCCCGCTTGACCCCCGAAGCAGTGGCCCAAAATGCCGCAACCTATCTGGATCAGGCCCGCAAAGTCCTCGATTTTGATACCCCCGGTCGTTTGGAGATCCACCGCAATAGTGAATGGTTAGCCCGACTGGATCTCAGTAAAATTATTGACCTGTTAGCGACGATGACACTCCAGCAAATGCTCGCTAAAGAGGGCTTCCGGGAGCGCTATGACCAACAACAACCCGTCTATTTACACGAGTTTTTGTACCCATTGATGCAGGGCTATGATTCAGTAGCGGTCCGGGCGGATCTCGAGTTGGGCGGGACGGACCAGAAATTTAACTTAGCCGTAGGACGCGACTTGCAAATTCACTACGGTCAAATACCCCAACTTTGCCTGTTGGTTCCCCTCTTAGTCGGGCTTGATGGGGTCAAAAAAATGTCCAAATCTTTCGGTAACTACGTGGGCATCAGCGAAGACCCCCTGACGATGTACCAAAAGCTCGAAAAAGTCCCGGATGCCTTGGTAGCGAGCTATTTCAGCCTGCTCACCACCGTGGACCTGAGCACGTTGCCCCAAGAGCCCCGCGCCCGTCAGCGGGAACTCGCCCGCACGCTCACCGCACTCCTCCATGGACCTGCCGCCGCCGAACAGGCCCAAAAAGATGCCTTCAACCTCACGCAGGGCCAAACAGACCTTGCCGATAACGTCCCTGAATTCTCGCTAGAAAAGCTTGAATTCCCTGCTCTATTTACGCAAGTACTCAAGGCAGCGGACCTCTTTACGAGTACTTCTGACGCGCGGCGGCGGATTCAAGAGGGCGGGGTGCGCCTTGAAGGAGAAAAGGTGACCGATGTGAATTTACGCATCGAGCGCTCAGAGGTTTTAGCCAATAAAATCGTTCAAGTCGGAAAAAAAGTGACCATGCGCTTTGTAAGAGAAAATGCACCTGAACCCATAAACCATTAGCCTAACTGCGCACACTGGCTGGCTCAACCCCCGCCTTGAGACAAGCCAAGATCCCTGCTACCTCCCAATAGTTTTGGACCGTATAGCTCTGAATCCCCAGACTAGCTGCTGTTACCTGCATCCGCGTCTCATTCTCCAGCACCCCAATAAAAATGGGAGGCTTTTCCCGCTGAGCCAGAGCGAGCACGCCAGCTCCCCCAAAGGCAGAAGCAGGCAAGACCACCGCATCCACCTGATCTACGGTGATATCTCCCGCCGCATGACAAACTACATAGCGCGCAGCCCGACTCAAACCCACCAGGACACAGGGTAGAAAGGTAAAGCCAAGGCTCTCTGCACTCGTCCGCAGATGGGCAATGGCCGGTTCCGGGGTATCCAGCGCCGGGGCATGGGCGCAGGGAATACCCAGATGCCTGACCAAAAGGTGGCTCAGGAGCGCCTCCAGACCGGCGATGGGGTCTACGCCTTGGCCTGCACTATAGCCATTTTCTCCCGCTTCCGGGAAGCGGACCACCAGGGCAAGAGCCTGTGCCCCCAGGTGCTTCACTTGCTCGCCTGCTCTTAGGAGGGTTCCCGGATTGCTGATCGCGCCCCAGGAACTGCCGCTCCGGGCCTGAGACAGGTTTAGCGCCACGGGCTCATCCGTTGTGAGCACCGGACCTAGGGTCAGCCCCAAGGTTGCCTGAGCCCCCTGAAGGACATTTTGATGATGGATTCTTTGTTCTGGGGTCAGACCCTGATCCAAGAGCACGCCCACCCGATTGCTATGCACAGGGCGCAAGGCCCACGTTCCACGACAAAACTGGTCCAGAGCATAACCTTCTACATACAGCGTATTCGCCATCGGCCAGTAGAGCATGGCCCCGTTGAGGACATTGGGATGGGTAATGAGCACATCGCTCACCTGCGCAAGGAGGCGAGCGACGGGTAGACCATCCCCAGCAAAGCCGCCAATACTGGCTCCAATGCCTGTTGGGATAAGCAGTAGGGTTGTCAGGGGGGGCATTTAGCTCCTCGTTGCGGGATTTCTATTTTCTCTTGCTAGCACGTCTCGACGGAGGCAGTATTTTAGGATTTGTGTGGCTAAAACTACTATTTGCCGTTGCCCCTCCCGGTACGATCAGTCCATCTGGGGTATCCGGTCAAGGATACGAACCTAAATAGCCAATAAAAAATGGAGCTAATCGGTGAAACGGAATTCCTGGCTGGCAGCAGTAGTCCTGGGGCTGGCATTGTCTCAAACAGTCCAAGCTGAGTCCTCCTTTGTTTTTGACAAAACCCCTGGGCAATTGCCCAAGACCGTTATTCCTCTGGCTTACACCATCACCATCACCCCAGACCTAAAGACCTTCAGTACCCAGGGCCGTGAAACTATTGAGATAGAGGTCAAGACCCCCACAGCTACCCTCGTCGTAAATACCCTAGATATGACCGTGAGCACGGCTCAGTTAGAGGATGACCAACCGGCTCAGATCCGCACGGACAACAAACAACAAACCACTACCCTGACTTTTGCCCAACCCATCCCGGTGGGGGTCCATCGGTTGCAATTGGCCTTCCAGGGCAAGATTGGTCCGCAGCCCCAGGGCCTTTTTTATGATAAGTACGATGACGGGCAGGGGCAAAAAGTACTCTTGGGCACCCAGATGGAAGCCACCGATGCGCGACGGATGTTTCCCAATTGGGATGAGCCCGTCTATCGGTCAACCTTCCAGTTAACGGTCAATGTGCCCGAAAACTTTATGGCTGTCTCCAACACCCCCATCACGGCTGAGAAGCCCCTAGGCCAAGGACTCAAACAAGTTTCTTTTGAGCGGACCCCCAAGATGGCGAGCTATCTTGTAGTCCTCGTTGCCGGAGAACTAGAGGCGCTAGAAGACGAAGCCGCAGGGGTAAAACTCCGCGTCGTCACCACCAAGGGCAAAAAAGAAAAAGGCCGCTACGCGCTAGAATCCCTGAAAAAAATCCTGCCCTATTACAACGACTACTTTGGCGTGAAGTATCCCCTGCCCAAGCTGGACATGATTGCCTTGCCGGGGGGCTTTCCGGGCGCGATGGAGAACTGGGGAGGCATCACCTATAACGAACGGCGCTTGCTCTTCGACCCCAAAAACTCTTCTCTCTTCACCAAGCAGGGCGTCTTTCAAGTCATTGCCCACGAGGTAGCACACCAGTGGTTTGGGGATTTAGTCACCATGGCGTGGTGGGATAATCTCTGGCTCAATGAAGGTTTTGCCTCATGGATGGGCACCAAGGCCAGTGACCACTTCAACCCTGACTGGCAACTGTGGCTCAGGGCCAATCAAAGCAAAGAAACCGCCATGGCCTCCGATGCCCGCCGCACGACCCACCCCATCCAACAACCCATCAACAACCCCGCCGAAGCCGCTAGCGCTTTTGATGAAATCACCTACCGCAAAGGGCAGGCCGTGATTCGGATGCTGGAGGGTTATCTGGGCGAAGACCCCTTCCGGGAGGGCATCCGCCACTATATGGCAGCCCACGCCTACAGCAACACCACTACGGCAGATCTATGGACAGCGCTCCAGGCAACTTCGGGGAAACCTGTTCAAGCCGTAGCCGCCACCTGGACCGAACAGCCCGGTTTCCCCGTGGTTAAAGTAGCGGCCAATTGCCTCAATCAAACCCAGCAGGTGCAACTCCAGCAGGAGCGCTTCACCCTGCGCGACCCCAACGCCAAAGCCCAGCTCTGGCAAATCCCCCTCGCGCTCGCGCAAACCCAAGGCGAGCCCACCCAGACCCTGATGACCACCCCCACCGCCGTTTTGGAAGCCGGGACGTGTCAAGGCGGTATCCTCCTCAATGCAGGGAATACGGGCTACTACCGGGTGCAGTACGAACCCACCCTCTTCAAGAAATTGGGGCAGGACATCCAACAACTCCCCGTAGCTAACCGAGTCAGCCTGCTCAGTGACACTTGGGCCTTAGTCGAATCAGGCCGCGTCCGCGCCAACAATTATCTTTCTTTGGTCAAATCCCTCGGTAACGACACCAACCTCGCAGTCTGGGAACAGGTGGTAGACAGCCTGGAAACCCTGGATACACTGCGCGAAGGTAAGCCCAGTCAGGCGGGGCTGAGGGCTTTTGGTCGCTCTGTGCTCCATCCACTCCTCACGCGGCTGGGCTGGGAGGCCAAATCGGGCGAAGAACCCACCACCAGCATCTTGCGTGCTGATGCCCTTGCTTTGTTAGGAACTTTTGGAGATAAAGCAGTAATTGCTGAATCCCGCAAACGTTTCCAGAAGTTCCTAAAGAACCCATCCAGCTTGGACCCAAATCTACGTCCGAGCGTACTGGAGGTGGTAGGCCGCTACAGCGACCAAAA encodes:
- a CDS encoding DUF3326 domain-containing protein is translated as MPPLTTLLLIPTGIGASIGGFAGDGLPVARLLAQVSDVLITHPNVLNGAMLYWPMANTLYVEGYALDQFCRGTWALRPVHSNRVGVLLDQGLTPEQRIHHQNVLQGAQATLGLTLGPVLTTDEPVALNLSQARSGSSWGAISNPGTLLRAGEQVKHLGAQALALVVRFPEAGENGYSAGQGVDPIAGLEALLSHLLVRHLGIPCAHAPALDTPEPAIAHLRTSAESLGFTFLPCVLVGLSRAARYVVCHAAGDITVDQVDAVVLPASAFGGAGVLALAQREKPPIFIGVLENETRMQVTAASLGIQSYTVQNYWEVAGILACLKAGVEPASVRS
- the tyrS gene encoding tyrosine--tRNA ligase, which produces MSLATRGVVEIFPGGAATLEQRITPAGQPLRVKLGVDPTRPDLHLGHMVALNKLRQFQDLGHVAVLIIGDFTALIGDPTGRSEARPRLTPEAVAQNAATYLDQARKVLDFDTPGRLEIHRNSEWLARLDLSKIIDLLATMTLQQMLAKEGFRERYDQQQPVYLHEFLYPLMQGYDSVAVRADLELGGTDQKFNLAVGRDLQIHYGQIPQLCLLVPLLVGLDGVKKMSKSFGNYVGISEDPLTMYQKLEKVPDALVASYFSLLTTVDLSTLPQEPRARQRELARTLTALLHGPAAAEQAQKDAFNLTQGQTDLADNVPEFSLEKLEFPALFTQVLKAADLFTSTSDARRRIQEGGVRLEGEKVTDVNLRIERSEVLANKIVQVGKKVTMRFVRENAPEPINH
- a CDS encoding M1 family metallopeptidase, which gives rise to MKRNSWLAAVVLGLALSQTVQAESSFVFDKTPGQLPKTVIPLAYTITITPDLKTFSTQGRETIEIEVKTPTATLVVNTLDMTVSTAQLEDDQPAQIRTDNKQQTTTLTFAQPIPVGVHRLQLAFQGKIGPQPQGLFYDKYDDGQGQKVLLGTQMEATDARRMFPNWDEPVYRSTFQLTVNVPENFMAVSNTPITAEKPLGQGLKQVSFERTPKMASYLVVLVAGELEALEDEAAGVKLRVVTTKGKKEKGRYALESLKKILPYYNDYFGVKYPLPKLDMIALPGGFPGAMENWGGITYNERRLLFDPKNSSLFTKQGVFQVIAHEVAHQWFGDLVTMAWWDNLWLNEGFASWMGTKASDHFNPDWQLWLRANQSKETAMASDARRTTHPIQQPINNPAEAASAFDEITYRKGQAVIRMLEGYLGEDPFREGIRHYMAAHAYSNTTTADLWTALQATSGKPVQAVAATWTEQPGFPVVKVAANCLNQTQQVQLQQERFTLRDPNAKAQLWQIPLALAQTQGEPTQTLMTTPTAVLEAGTCQGGILLNAGNTGYYRVQYEPTLFKKLGQDIQQLPVANRVSLLSDTWALVESGRVRANNYLSLVKSLGNDTNLAVWEQVVDSLETLDTLREGKPSQAGLRAFGRSVLHPLLTRLGWEAKSGEEPTTSILRADALALLGTFGDKAVIAESRKRFQKFLKNPSSLDPNLRPSVLEVVGRYSDQKTYDTLRALGRKALTTEEKQLYYGALAMARDPKLARQTLALTLTDELTSSLAPSYVTQVAQSGHPQLAWDFAKANMAQLEGKLADFNRFRFVPTLMTAFTDAKRAEELEAYAKTHLPPEAQREVAKGAERIRSRAELKTREGNNIDTWLCNESPQVVGSKVQLCVTGGQ